A window of Phycobacter azelaicus contains these coding sequences:
- a CDS encoding ABC transporter substrate-binding protein: MKKLTSALTVTAMALAGATAAQAETQGVSDTEIVIGSVNDLSGIFAAVGVPAVNGANMRFDEANAAGGVHGRQIKFVVEDNGYQIPRAMQGYNKLLNRDKAFAMLLSLGTPMNVAGFKLLDPKGIPNVGPLSAARQMLQDPMNNKFIGFSSYYDQVQVGVKYLAGEFDSKEVCSMYIPSDFGKEIQESTKDISEELGLTYAAETSHKPDELDFVGSLTKLKSAGCDVVTLALGVRQGITVVGTAKKLGWTDVKFLNTSAGFLDVVAAVPGGVTDGLYAASGWVSLLARAEEPVPAAFIKGYEEKFSQPAGGFAMLGYSAADTVIRALEAAGKDLTHESFIKGMESLTYFDDLTDTQITYAADDHRGADDIVISIVENGKWKELSRQ, encoded by the coding sequence ATGAAGAAACTGACATCCGCGCTGACGGTTACGGCAATGGCCCTTGCAGGCGCCACTGCCGCTCAGGCAGAAACACAAGGGGTTTCCGATACGGAAATCGTCATCGGCTCGGTCAATGACCTCAGCGGTATCTTTGCCGCAGTGGGTGTTCCGGCCGTCAATGGCGCCAACATGCGCTTTGACGAGGCCAATGCCGCAGGCGGCGTTCATGGCCGTCAGATCAAATTCGTGGTCGAGGACAACGGCTATCAGATCCCGCGTGCGATGCAGGGCTACAACAAGCTTTTGAACCGCGACAAGGCCTTTGCCATGCTCTTGTCGCTGGGCACACCAATGAATGTGGCGGGTTTCAAGCTGCTGGACCCCAAGGGAATCCCCAACGTAGGCCCGCTTTCGGCCGCGCGCCAGATGCTGCAGGACCCGATGAATAACAAGTTCATCGGCTTTTCCAGCTACTATGACCAGGTACAGGTCGGTGTGAAATATCTGGCCGGGGAGTTCGACTCCAAGGAAGTCTGCTCAATGTACATTCCTTCCGACTTTGGCAAGGAAATCCAGGAAAGCACCAAGGACATTTCCGAAGAGTTGGGGCTGACCTATGCGGCGGAAACCTCGCACAAGCCGGACGAGCTGGACTTTGTCGGGTCCCTGACCAAGCTGAAATCGGCGGGCTGCGACGTGGTCACTCTGGCGCTGGGCGTACGCCAAGGCATCACCGTGGTTGGCACCGCCAAGAAACTCGGCTGGACCGACGTGAAGTTCCTCAACACTTCTGCCGGCTTCCTTGATGTTGTGGCTGCGGTGCCGGGCGGGGTGACCGATGGTCTGTACGCCGCTTCTGGCTGGGTCAGCCTTCTGGCCCGCGCCGAAGAACCGGTTCCGGCCGCCTTTATCAAAGGGTATGAAGAGAAATTTTCCCAGCCTGCCGGCGGATTTGCCATGCTTGGTTATTCCGCGGCTGACACCGTGATCCGTGCCTTGGAAGCAGCTGGCAAAGACCTGACCCATGAAAGCTTTATCAAGGGAATGGAGAGCCTGACCTATTTCGATGATCTGACCGATACGCAGATTACATATGCCGCGGATGATCATCGGGGGGCTGACGATATTGTCATTTCGATCGTCGAGAACGGCAAGTGGAAAGAGCTGAGCCGTCAGTAA
- a CDS encoding MBL fold metallo-hydrolase: MKRRDFLQGVAAGAVATGVFPSLTRANAQAGDALTLGDMSIQTLSDGNLLLPKGFLFPDLTDEQLDPILSRHGITQDPLEPPLNITLMRDGDRVVLFDAGSGPAFQESAGRLPAALEEAGVAPEDVTHVVFTHAHPDHLWGVLDDFDDPLFANAEHMIGQAEWDYWFDPETIDTIGEERATMAAGAYRRMEILEDQITRFKDGEEILPGVAARATHGHTPGHMSFELRSGSESVMVLGDAIGNHHVSFAHPAWHVGTDHNPDMAASTRVSLLDQLAHDQIRVIGYHLPGGGLGQVVRTDDAYSFILI; the protein is encoded by the coding sequence ATGAAAAGGCGGGATTTTTTGCAGGGTGTTGCGGCCGGGGCCGTTGCAACAGGAGTTTTTCCGTCGCTGACGCGGGCGAATGCGCAGGCGGGGGATGCTCTTACACTCGGTGATATGTCGATCCAGACCCTGTCTGATGGCAACCTTCTTCTTCCCAAGGGATTTCTGTTCCCCGATTTGACGGATGAACAGCTCGACCCGATCCTCTCTCGCCACGGTATTACTCAGGATCCGCTCGAACCACCGCTGAACATCACGCTGATGCGTGATGGTGATCGTGTGGTGCTGTTTGATGCTGGATCTGGTCCGGCTTTTCAGGAGAGTGCCGGTCGACTGCCTGCGGCCCTTGAGGAGGCGGGTGTCGCCCCCGAGGACGTCACGCATGTTGTCTTCACGCACGCGCACCCAGATCATCTTTGGGGGGTGTTGGATGATTTCGACGATCCGCTTTTTGCCAATGCCGAACATATGATTGGCCAGGCGGAATGGGACTATTGGTTCGACCCTGAAACGATAGATACTATCGGGGAAGAGCGCGCCACCATGGCTGCGGGGGCCTACCGCCGGATGGAAATCTTGGAGGATCAGATCACCCGGTTCAAAGACGGTGAGGAAATCCTTCCCGGCGTTGCCGCGCGTGCCACCCATGGTCACACGCCGGGTCATATGTCATTCGAGCTACGGTCGGGAAGTGAAAGCGTGATGGTTCTGGGGGATGCGATTGGCAATCACCATGTCAGTTTCGCACATCCTGCTTGGCATGTGGGAACCGACCACAATCCTGATATGGCGGCCTCAACGCGGGTAAGCCTCCTTGATCAACTTGCGCATGATCAAATTCGAGTCATAGGCTATCACTTGCCCGGAGGTGGGCTTGGGCAGGTTGTTCGCACCGATGATGCCTACAGCTTCATTCTGATTTGA
- a CDS encoding transcriptional regulator, translated as MSILIRLNQFGAFGVFRSDGTSVPLGAKHQALLALLSTSASGIRTRAFLEHTLWSLAQPEQAKASLRTALSTLKRHLGPEAAQAISANRERVTLDLQRVQFIQPEAHAEFMEGFELPHETRFESWLAQMRADFDAKYSGQPEASKGSPGRVLYDDLLPPIAVLPFVQHAPGEDTSPLGSLLSEELSRCLARSQAFTVTSYLASRQFDPTRVRSAEVSSVAGVNYLVSGVVHVRGQKMVLDVELHEAVREKVIWSRSFEGPLADLMTGQSEALRDVTRQIGQTLIGDAVRLVSFKPLSSLEGHTLLMAAISLMQEMNPASFEKSREILNVLLTREPQHPLPLTWMGFWHVMRVQKGYSSDRQLDTHLASQLATSALEADPAFSLAHTLKGAISSHLLFHFDLAQSEYDLALKDNPNEALAVLLKGATHAYQNRPEEAVKLTDAARRLSPLGPQRYYFDAESALANLTAGDYGRAIELADRSLQSNASYPGSLSTKAIALHMSGRRQEAKDVVQSLLDAIPTFSLAKYRQEHAVALGQVGERWTDALRQAGVPD; from the coding sequence ATGAGTATTTTGATAAGGTTGAATCAATTCGGCGCGTTTGGAGTTTTTCGCTCAGACGGAACAAGTGTCCCCTTGGGAGCAAAGCACCAAGCGCTCTTGGCTTTGCTGTCAACGTCGGCTTCGGGAATTCGAACACGTGCTTTTCTTGAGCACACCCTGTGGAGCCTTGCGCAGCCAGAACAGGCGAAAGCAAGTCTAAGGACAGCATTATCCACCCTGAAAAGGCATCTTGGCCCCGAGGCGGCTCAGGCCATCAGTGCAAACCGCGAAAGGGTAACGTTGGATCTGCAGCGCGTTCAATTTATCCAGCCTGAAGCGCATGCAGAATTCATGGAAGGGTTTGAGCTGCCGCACGAAACCCGGTTCGAAAGCTGGTTGGCGCAGATGCGTGCGGACTTTGATGCCAAATACTCCGGGCAGCCGGAGGCGTCAAAGGGATCACCTGGGCGTGTGCTCTATGACGATCTCTTGCCGCCGATCGCGGTACTTCCCTTCGTGCAGCATGCGCCTGGCGAGGATACTTCGCCACTTGGCTCGTTGTTGTCCGAAGAGTTGTCGCGCTGCCTGGCTCGAAGTCAGGCCTTCACGGTAACCTCTTACCTGGCGTCGCGCCAGTTTGACCCGACCCGTGTGCGCTCGGCTGAGGTGTCCTCTGTCGCGGGTGTAAACTATCTGGTGTCTGGTGTGGTTCACGTGCGCGGTCAGAAGATGGTGCTGGATGTTGAACTGCACGAAGCCGTTCGGGAAAAGGTCATCTGGTCACGCAGTTTTGAAGGGCCTCTTGCGGATCTCATGACAGGGCAAAGTGAAGCCCTAAGAGATGTGACCCGCCAGATCGGTCAGACCCTGATCGGCGACGCCGTGCGGCTAGTAAGTTTTAAGCCGCTCAGCAGCCTCGAGGGTCATACTCTCCTGATGGCTGCCATTTCTCTGATGCAGGAGATGAACCCAGCGTCCTTTGAAAAGTCCCGAGAGATCCTGAACGTGCTTTTGACGCGCGAGCCGCAGCATCCTTTGCCGCTGACATGGATGGGCTTTTGGCACGTCATGCGGGTTCAGAAAGGATACTCCAGCGACCGACAACTGGACACCCATCTGGCAAGCCAACTCGCGACGTCTGCCCTTGAGGCAGATCCGGCCTTTTCTCTTGCGCACACTCTGAAAGGCGCGATCTCGAGCCATCTGCTGTTCCATTTCGATCTGGCGCAGAGTGAATATGATCTTGCGTTGAAGGACAATCCAAACGAGGCACTGGCTGTGCTGCTGAAGGGGGCAACCCACGCGTATCAGAACCGACCTGAGGAGGCGGTGAAGCTCACGGATGCGGCTCGGCGGCTATCGCCACTTGGACCGCAGCGCTATTACTTTGATGCCGAGTCCGCGCTGGCAAACCTGACGGCAGGTGACTACGGACGCGCTATTGAGCTGGCTGATCGCTCGCTACAGTCAAATGCATCCTACCCTGGCAGCCTCAGCACCAAGGCCATAGCGCTGCATATGTCTGGCCGTCGGCAGGAGGCGAAGGACGTGGTTCAAAGCCTCTTGGATGCGATCCCTACGTTTAGTCTCGCCAAATACCGTCAGGAGCATGCAGTGGCTTTGGGTCAGGTGGGCGAGCGATGGACGGACGCCTTGAGACAGGCGGGCGTCCCTGATTAG
- a CDS encoding NADPH:quinone reductase produces the protein MQAVTYRAFGPAREVLSLETLDVPPLAAGEVRVALSFSGVNPSDVKARAGARAGVSELPFPTIIPHSDGAGVICEVAEDVDPARLGQRVWIWNGQWQRAFGTAATEICLPQEQAVPLPEGISLETGAVLGIPGLTACHAVFSAGDVAGKTVLVQGGAGTVGYLAVQLAKWAGAHVIATCSASARERVAAAGADAVLSYDADDLSAQILAANGGRPVDLIVEVEFGLNAAIDAEVIAPNGRITAYGSAKMIQPSLPFYPLMFKAVTLEMALIYLLPTSSRQAAITRLHRALTEGGLSVPIAEVLPMDQAAKAHEAVEKGGRSGAVLLQTS, from the coding sequence ATGCAGGCAGTCACCTACCGGGCATTTGGTCCCGCGCGAGAGGTTCTTTCTCTCGAAACTCTGGATGTGCCGCCTCTCGCTGCGGGAGAAGTGCGGGTTGCGTTATCCTTCTCTGGGGTGAACCCGTCTGACGTCAAGGCCCGGGCCGGCGCGCGGGCTGGGGTGAGCGAATTGCCTTTCCCGACCATTATTCCCCACAGCGATGGGGCAGGTGTCATCTGCGAAGTGGCAGAGGATGTGGATCCCGCACGGCTTGGCCAGAGGGTCTGGATCTGGAACGGCCAATGGCAGCGCGCCTTTGGCACAGCTGCAACTGAGATTTGCCTGCCGCAGGAGCAGGCCGTCCCACTGCCGGAGGGAATAAGCCTCGAAACCGGTGCGGTACTTGGCATTCCGGGGCTCACCGCCTGTCATGCGGTGTTTTCCGCGGGGGATGTGGCCGGGAAAACGGTTCTGGTCCAGGGCGGAGCAGGGACAGTCGGCTACCTTGCCGTGCAATTGGCAAAATGGGCAGGGGCGCATGTCATCGCAACCTGCTCCGCCTCGGCGCGAGAACGCGTCGCGGCCGCCGGGGCTGATGCTGTGCTGAGTTATGATGCAGATGACCTTTCTGCCCAAATCTTGGCCGCGAATGGCGGTCGTCCTGTCGATCTGATTGTCGAGGTCGAGTTTGGCTTGAATGCGGCGATCGATGCCGAAGTCATTGCACCAAATGGGCGGATCACGGCCTATGGTTCTGCCAAAATGATTCAGCCGTCACTGCCGTTCTATCCTTTGATGTTCAAGGCAGTCACGTTGGAAATGGCCCTGATTTACCTTTTGCCGACTTCGTCAAGACAGGCTGCGATAACGCGCTTGCACCGAGCGTTGACGGAAGGCGGCCTTTCGGTGCCGATTGCCGAAGTGCTCCCAATGGATCAGGCGGCAAAGGCCCATGAGGCGGTGGAGAAAGGCGGGCGGAGTGGAGCGGTTTTGTTGCAAACCTCATAA
- a CDS encoding AEC family transporter — MLQSLIDVILPVFLVVAAGYAATRQGYFTQDHIEGLMKFTQSFAIPCLLFRAIANLDLSSSFDPILLISFYTGAGVCFLIGLFGARFIFNRDWEDSVAIGFCCLFSNSVLLGLPITERAFGADNLTGNYAIIAFHAPFCYGIGITVMEVVKNRGRGNVHMVRSVLKAMFNNVLILGIALGFTFNLAGLSVPGALDDALQLLIRAALPAALFALGGVLVQYRPEGDLRTIAFVCVTALMVHPAIVWGLGTTLGLKQDLFRSGVLNAAMAPGFNAYIFANMYGRAKRVAASSVLLATGASIVTAWFWLEVLM; from the coding sequence ATGCTGCAAAGCCTGATCGACGTCATCCTTCCCGTCTTCCTGGTTGTCGCCGCAGGCTATGCCGCCACGAGGCAGGGCTATTTCACCCAAGATCATATCGAAGGGCTGATGAAATTCACCCAGAGTTTCGCCATCCCCTGCCTGTTGTTTCGCGCCATTGCCAACCTGGATCTGTCCAGCAGCTTTGACCCCATCCTGCTGATCAGTTTCTACACCGGCGCAGGCGTCTGCTTTCTCATCGGTCTTTTCGGAGCGCGATTTATCTTCAATCGCGACTGGGAGGACAGCGTTGCCATCGGTTTCTGCTGTCTGTTTTCAAACTCGGTCCTTTTGGGATTGCCGATCACCGAGCGCGCATTTGGAGCCGACAACCTGACCGGCAACTATGCCATCATCGCCTTTCATGCGCCGTTCTGCTACGGGATCGGCATAACGGTGATGGAAGTTGTGAAAAACCGTGGTCGCGGAAACGTCCATATGGTGCGCTCCGTGCTGAAAGCCATGTTCAACAACGTGCTGATCCTTGGCATTGCCCTTGGTTTCACCTTCAACCTTGCGGGCCTGTCGGTTCCCGGCGCTCTGGATGATGCACTGCAGCTGTTGATCCGGGCGGCCTTGCCTGCGGCCCTTTTTGCACTTGGTGGCGTTCTGGTCCAATACCGCCCCGAAGGCGATCTGCGCACCATTGCCTTTGTCTGCGTTACCGCGCTGATGGTACACCCTGCCATCGTCTGGGGCTTGGGGACAACACTGGGCCTGAAACAGGATCTGTTCCGCTCAGGCGTTCTCAACGCGGCCATGGCGCCCGGTTTCAACGCCTATATCTTTGCCAACATGTACGGTCGGGCAAAACGCGTGGCCGCCTCTTCGGTTTTGCTCGCAACTGGCGCTTCGATCGTGACAGCTTGGTTCTGGCTGGAGGTCTTGATGTGA
- a CDS encoding MBL fold metallo-hydrolase: protein MAELRYTILGSGSSGGVPRLGGHWGDCDPDNPRNRRRRCSMLVEREGPEGTTTVLIDTSPDMRSQLLDAGVGRLDAVVYTHSHADHVHGIDDLRMIVFNMRARIPVYADGDTQNALLSRFGYAFVQPEGSPYPPILDLRNIDGPFTIDGPGGEIPFRPFEVGHGSMDALGFRMGGLAYLPDVVEIPDAALPELTDLDYWVVDALRRTPHPTHFNMDQALEWIARMKPRRAVLTNMHIDMDYATVEAETPDHITPAYDGMVISVPL, encoded by the coding sequence ATGGCAGAGTTGCGCTACACCATCCTTGGCAGCGGTTCGTCGGGCGGGGTGCCGCGCCTAGGAGGTCATTGGGGCGATTGCGATCCCGACAATCCGCGCAACCGTCGGCGGCGCTGTTCGATGCTGGTAGAGCGTGAGGGGCCGGAAGGCACTACGACGGTGCTGATCGATACCTCCCCCGATATGCGTAGCCAGTTACTGGATGCGGGTGTCGGGCGGCTTGATGCGGTGGTTTACACTCATTCCCATGCCGACCACGTGCATGGCATAGACGATCTGCGGATGATCGTCTTCAACATGCGCGCGCGCATCCCGGTCTATGCGGATGGCGACACGCAGAATGCGCTTTTGTCCCGGTTCGGCTACGCGTTCGTGCAGCCCGAAGGCTCTCCCTACCCGCCTATTCTGGATCTGCGCAACATCGACGGGCCGTTTACCATCGATGGCCCCGGCGGAGAGATTCCCTTCCGTCCCTTCGAGGTCGGGCACGGATCCATGGACGCGCTTGGCTTTCGCATGGGCGGGCTGGCTTATCTGCCGGATGTGGTCGAGATCCCGGACGCGGCCCTACCCGAACTGACGGACCTTGACTACTGGGTAGTGGACGCGCTGCGACGCACGCCCCACCCGACGCATTTCAACATGGATCAAGCGCTAGAGTGGATCGCGCGCATGAAGCCACGCCGCGCCGTTCTGACCAACATGCATATCGACATGGATTACGCCACGGTCGAGGCCGAAACACCCGATCACATCACCCCCGCCTATGACGGCATGGTGATAAGCGTCCCCCTTTAG
- a CDS encoding TatD family hydrolase: MSSSTLPQITDSHCHLDFPDFDGELDQVIARAAEAGVTRMVTICTKLKNEPAVRAIAEAHDPVFYAAGTHPMSAADEPLVSVEDLVALAKHPKFVGIGETGLDYHYTADSAEVQQTSLRTHIAAARETGLPLIIHARAADDDMARILAEEMKNGSYTCVMHCFSSSSELGKAALDLGFYLSMSGIAAFPKSQELRDIFAAAPIDRILVETDAPYLAPPPFRGKRNEPAYTAHTAKVGAEAFGMDYADFAARTQENFDRLFWKAAEYKAAA, from the coding sequence ATGAGCAGCAGCACCCTCCCCCAGATCACCGACAGCCACTGCCACCTGGATTTCCCGGATTTCGACGGAGAGTTGGATCAGGTGATTGCCCGCGCCGCAGAGGCCGGTGTGACCCGCATGGTTACCATCTGCACCAAGCTGAAGAATGAACCGGCCGTCCGGGCCATTGCCGAGGCGCACGATCCGGTTTTCTATGCCGCTGGCACCCACCCGATGAGCGCGGCGGATGAGCCGCTGGTCAGTGTTGAAGACCTGGTCGCCCTCGCCAAACACCCGAAATTCGTCGGGATCGGGGAGACGGGCCTTGATTATCACTACACCGCCGACAGCGCCGAGGTTCAGCAGACCTCCCTCCGAACCCATATCGCTGCCGCGCGCGAAACCGGCCTGCCACTGATCATCCACGCCCGCGCTGCCGATGACGATATGGCTCGCATTCTGGCCGAAGAAATGAAGAACGGCAGCTATACCTGCGTTATGCACTGTTTCTCTTCCTCTTCGGAATTGGGAAAGGCTGCGCTTGATCTCGGTTTTTACCTGTCGATGTCCGGCATTGCCGCCTTCCCCAAAAGCCAGGAGCTGCGTGATATCTTTGCCGCTGCCCCCATCGACCGTATCCTGGTCGAAACGGACGCGCCCTATCTTGCACCGCCACCGTTCCGGGGCAAGCGCAATGAGCCCGCCTATACCGCCCATACAGCAAAGGTGGGCGCCGAAGCCTTTGGCATGGATTACGCAGATTTTGCGGCCCGCACCCAGGAAAATTTCGACCGGCTGTTCTGGAAGGCCGCAGAGTACAAGGCGGCCGCGTGA
- a CDS encoding DNA polymerase III subunit delta': MSSEEDLPRADQAAGAPHPRETQRIFGQDKAEADFLTAFNSDRLHHGWLLTGPKGVGKATLAWRIACFLLATPPAEDGLFGAPPPATSLDISPDHPVSHRLQALAEPGLAAITRSYNDKGKLRDQIVVDDIRALTKFFGLSATDGGRRVVIVDAADEMNPSAANALLKMLEEPPARTTMFLISHQPSRLLPTIRSRCRTLRLGPLNAEDMQAALMQSGADLPENPDHLAALAAGSVGAALRLLNLGGLKTYGELVQILDSLPRLDRQRALALAETAAQRGGAEKFELLLTLVEFAMARLARTGATGQPPQPEAAMGEAAMLTRLAPDPPKGRAWADLSAEATARARHGQAVNLDPAALVLDTVFKMQDTASH; the protein is encoded by the coding sequence ATGAGCAGCGAAGAAGACCTGCCACGCGCAGATCAGGCCGCTGGCGCACCACATCCACGGGAAACGCAGCGTATCTTTGGTCAGGACAAGGCCGAAGCGGATTTTTTGACGGCTTTCAATTCGGATAGGCTGCACCACGGCTGGCTTCTGACCGGGCCCAAAGGAGTAGGCAAGGCAACGCTCGCCTGGCGCATCGCGTGCTTTCTTTTGGCTACTCCCCCTGCCGAAGACGGGCTGTTCGGCGCGCCGCCCCCGGCAACCTCGCTCGACATCAGCCCGGACCATCCGGTGTCGCACCGCCTTCAAGCGCTGGCGGAGCCGGGACTGGCGGCGATCACCCGCAGCTATAACGACAAGGGCAAGCTGCGCGATCAGATCGTGGTTGACGACATCCGCGCGCTGACGAAGTTCTTCGGGCTCTCCGCCACCGATGGCGGGCGCCGGGTGGTGATCGTGGATGCCGCCGATGAGATGAACCCCAGCGCCGCCAATGCGCTCTTGAAGATGCTGGAGGAGCCCCCCGCGCGCACCACCATGTTCCTGATCTCGCATCAGCCCTCGCGCCTGTTGCCGACGATCCGCTCACGCTGCCGCACCCTGCGCCTTGGCCCTTTGAACGCAGAGGACATGCAGGCCGCGCTGATGCAATCGGGGGCGGATCTGCCTGAAAATCCCGATCATCTTGCCGCACTGGCGGCAGGATCCGTGGGCGCGGCGCTGCGCCTCTTGAATCTCGGCGGGCTCAAGACCTACGGCGAGCTGGTGCAGATCCTCGACTCCCTGCCCCGACTTGACCGCCAGCGCGCCCTCGCCCTGGCTGAAACCGCTGCCCAGCGCGGCGGGGCCGAAAAGTTCGAACTGCTCCTGACCCTCGTGGAATTTGCCATGGCGCGCCTTGCCCGCACCGGCGCCACCGGTCAGCCGCCCCAGCCCGAAGCGGCAATGGGCGAAGCGGCGATGCTGACACGGCTGGCGCCCGATCCGCCCAAAGGGCGAGCATGGGCTGACCTGTCGGCCGAAGCAACGGCCCGCGCGCGCCACGGGCAGGCGGTGAACCTTGACCCCGCCGCCCTAGTTCTAGATACGGTTTTCAAGATGCAGGATACCGCGTCGCACTGA
- the tmk gene encoding dTMP kinase, with the protein MTTSPKTGLFITFEGIDGSGKSTQCRLLAEALTEAGRDVVLTREPGGSPGAEDIRRMVLEGDPDKWSAETEILLFTAARRDHLERTINPALAAGKIVVCDRFADSTRMYQGLSRGDLRATVDRLHEMMIGREPDLTFLIDMDPATGLARAKGRQGTEERFEDFGLALQEKMRAGFLALADEFQGRFCVLDGNRPVEVVARDVLAQAHAKLAASGAAA; encoded by the coding sequence GTGACCACCAGTCCAAAAACCGGGTTGTTCATCACCTTTGAGGGGATTGACGGCTCTGGGAAATCAACACAGTGCAGGCTGCTGGCCGAGGCGTTGACCGAGGCAGGTCGCGACGTCGTGCTGACACGCGAACCGGGCGGCTCTCCCGGTGCGGAAGACATTCGCCGGATGGTGCTGGAGGGTGACCCCGACAAATGGTCGGCCGAAACCGAAATTCTGTTGTTCACGGCTGCGCGGCGTGACCATCTTGAACGTACCATCAATCCTGCGCTTGCTGCTGGAAAGATCGTTGTCTGCGACCGCTTTGCAGACAGCACCCGCATGTATCAGGGGCTGTCGCGCGGCGATCTGCGCGCCACGGTGGACCGCTTGCACGAAATGATGATTGGCCGCGAGCCGGATTTGACCTTCCTGATCGACATGGACCCGGCCACCGGCCTAGCACGCGCCAAAGGGCGTCAGGGGACAGAGGAACGGTTCGAAGACTTTGGCCTCGCCCTGCAGGAAAAGATGCGGGCGGGTTTCCTGGCGCTGGCGGATGAATTCCAAGGACGGTTCTGCGTTCTGGATGGCAACCGCCCGGTTGAGGTGGTTGCCCGCGATGTTCTGGCCCAGGCGCACGCCAAACTTGCAGCCTCCGGAGCCGCCGCATGA
- a CDS encoding D-alanyl-D-alanine carboxypeptidase family protein — MSAAAFDTNARAAYVLDQGTDTVLLSKNADIPLPPASMSKLMTLYVAFEALRDGRLTLDERLPVSEHAMSYGGSTMFLDTTDRVRVEDLIRGIIVLSGNDACAVIAEALSPDGTEAGFARYMTKRAAELGMTNATFANSNGWPAAGHLMSMQDLGILAKHLIEDFPEYYPLFAERTFEFDGRAPSNTRNRNPLLSLGIGADGLKTGHTSEAGYGLVGSAKQGDRRVIFVVTGLDSTKARAEEAEALVNWSFRQFAKKTVAKAGVPIAEAEVWRGAARSVGLVPAEDLAVLVPALNSGEINAEVVYTGPVDAPIQKGQQLAELVFQPDELPEVRLPLVAANDVAAGGFPVRVKTAAQVLIQRFLSGPEEAM, encoded by the coding sequence ATGTCCGCTGCGGCTTTCGATACCAATGCGCGTGCCGCCTATGTGCTGGACCAAGGCACCGACACGGTGCTGCTGTCAAAGAATGCGGATATACCGCTGCCTCCTGCCTCTATGTCCAAACTAATGACGCTCTATGTGGCTTTCGAAGCGCTGCGGGACGGGCGACTGACCCTGGATGAGCGCCTGCCGGTCAGCGAGCACGCGATGAGCTATGGCGGCTCCACCATGTTCCTTGACACGACCGACCGGGTGCGGGTCGAGGATCTGATCCGCGGCATCATCGTGTTGTCCGGCAACGATGCCTGCGCGGTGATCGCAGAAGCCCTCAGCCCTGATGGCACCGAAGCCGGGTTTGCCCGCTACATGACCAAACGCGCCGCAGAGCTGGGCATGACAAACGCCACCTTCGCGAACTCGAATGGCTGGCCCGCTGCGGGCCACCTCATGTCCATGCAGGATCTGGGCATTCTTGCCAAACACCTGATCGAGGATTTCCCAGAATATTACCCTCTGTTTGCGGAGCGGACGTTCGAATTCGACGGGCGCGCACCATCCAACACGCGCAACCGCAACCCGCTTTTGTCGTTGGGCATCGGCGCAGACGGCCTCAAAACTGGCCATACAAGCGAGGCAGGCTACGGCCTTGTCGGATCCGCCAAACAGGGGGATCGTCGGGTGATCTTTGTAGTCACCGGCCTTGACAGCACCAAGGCCCGCGCAGAGGAGGCCGAAGCCCTCGTTAACTGGTCGTTTCGCCAATTTGCCAAGAAAACCGTCGCCAAGGCCGGTGTCCCGATTGCCGAAGCCGAGGTCTGGCGGGGCGCTGCACGATCGGTAGGGCTGGTCCCCGCCGAAGACCTGGCGGTACTGGTGCCAGCGCTGAACAGCGGCGAGATCAACGCCGAGGTGGTCTACACCGGCCCGGTTGATGCCCCGATCCAAAAGGGGCAGCAACTGGCCGAGCTTGTCTTCCAACCCGATGAGCTGCCAGAAGTACGCCTGCCACTTGTAGCCGCGAATGATGTGGCCGCGGGAGGCTTCCCCGTGAGGGTAAAAACCGCAGCTCAGGTTCTGATCCAGCGCTTCCTCAGCGGCCCCGAGGAGGCGATGTGA